The Epinephelus lanceolatus isolate andai-2023 chromosome 21, ASM4190304v1, whole genome shotgun sequence genome has a segment encoding these proteins:
- the vwa2 gene encoding von Willebrand factor A domain-containing protein 2, whose amino-acid sequence MHPDIHLSLLLALLLQVQQGTSVQEIQTSHENIMKINSAGEMMQCSAAMDILFLMDGSYSVGKGSFERSKHYAIKLCQALDIRPDKVRVGLIQFGSTPRLEFTLDSYTTKQELKKHMKKISYRGGSTQTGLALKYVLRKGFPGGRNSSTVARIAILLSDGKSQGNVAQAAAQLKETGVVVFAVGIRFPRWEELHALASEPMESHVFFAEHFFDAVNGLYTTLTTFAVCSATPAGCQMESFPCERKTLETVKELQGNYMCWKGSKGYSTYTSLCPYYRYNKMYKRHQTVCHRTICPDPCDSQPCLNGGTCVSEGPEGYHCKCPPGYGGDPHCAPALSLDCSVDLLFLMEGSATLTLEGFLRHKSFLKRFLRTVIGSNSPSRVGLAVFGGETRVEAPVDNFKGDLRGLLQTVEALQPIGGETRTGQALRYVTRHGFVSAPVFADVTDDLPRVVVLLTATPAADEVVEPSKYARDREIFLIGVGPDYLRGQLNNITGNPQRTITYTPPEFSAKIPELKAKICSVDTQGCLGQAVDLVFALDASGGVSPDNFAILRDFVRSLTVQFDINRDVAQVALVAYGRRATTVFNLDTNESGSAILKAVGEASYMGGVASTGSALLHIHSNVLTVAKGARPGVNKAVVVVTDGSGSDDAVVPAQKIRDNGVSLFVIGIGDVQKERLLQIAGSEEHMIAVPSYEDLKYFEDVLVQMLCSEVKKPVDLCKPNPCMNDGTCILSGGSFRCQCRGYEGPHCETRSSRSSSRGDLPRPAGLRKKSRQKKSHQELLHHYKLHRRRHTA is encoded by the exons TCCAGCAGGGCACCTCAGTGCAGGAGATCCAAACCAGCCATGAAAACATCATGAAGATCAACTCGGCAGGAGAAA TGATGCAGTGCTCAGCAGCCATGGATATCCTCTTCCTCATGGATGGTTCTTACAGCGTGGGGAAGGGCAGCTTTGAGAGGTCCAAACACTACGCAATCAAACTCTGTCAAGCTCTTGATATCAGACCAGACaag GTGCGAGTCGGCTTGATTCAGTTTGGTTCCACCCCTCGATTGGAGTTCACCCTAGACTCGTACACCACCAAACAAGAGCTGAAGAAGCACATGAAAAAGATTTCCTACAG AGGAGGCAGCACCCAGACAGGCCTGGCTCTGAAGTATGTGCTGAGGAAGGGTTTCCCAGGCGGCCGTAACTCCTCCACTGTGGCCCGGATCGCCATCCTCTTATCAGATGGGAAGTCTCAGGGCAACGTGGCGCAGGCGGCTGCACAGCTCAAAGAGACCGGTGTGGTCGTCTTCGCTGTGGGCATCCGCTTCCCCAG GTGGGAGGAGCTACACGCTTTGGCCAGTGAGCCGATGGAGAGCCACGTCTTCTTTGCCGAGCATTTCTTCGATGCCGTCAACGGCCTGTACACCACGCTGACCACCTTTGCTGTCTGCAGTGCCACACCTGCAG GCTGTCAGATGGAGTCGTTTCCCTGCGAGAGGAAAACACTGGAGACGGTGAAAGAGCTGCAGGGGAATTACATGTGTTGGAAAGGCTCCAAGGGGTATTCCACATACACGTCTCTGTGTCCGTACTACAG GTACAACAAGATGTACAAGAGACACCAGACAGTCTGCCATCGGACGATCTGTCCAG ATCCCTGTGACTCTCAGCCCTGTCTGAACGGTGGAACATGTGTATCAGAGGGTCCAGAGGGTTACCACTGCAAATGTCCACCTGGCTATGGAGGAGACCCACACTGTG CTCCTGCGTTATCACTGGACTGCTCCGTAGACCTGCTGTTCCTGATGGAGGGCTCTGCCACGCTTACCTTGGAGGGCTTCCTCCGTCACAAGTCCTTCTTGAAACGCTTCCTGCGCACTGTGATTGGGTCCAACAGCCCCAGCAGAGTCGGCCTGGCAGTGTTTGGTGGTGAGACCAGAGTCGAGGCCCCGGTGGACAACTTCAAAGGGGACCTGAGGGGTCTACTTCAGACGGTGGAGGCACTTCAACCAATCGGTGGCGAGACCCGGACGGGCCAGGCCCTTCGCTATGTCACACGTCACGGCTTCGTGAGCGCACCAGTCTTTGCGGATGTCACTGATGACCTGCCCCGGGTGGTGGTGCTGCTCACTGCCACTCCTGCTGCAGACGAGGTAGTAGAGCCTTCTAAGTATGCTCGAGACAGAGAGATCTTCCTGATAGGGGTGGGACCAGACTACCTAAGGGGACAACTGAATAATATCACAGGAAATCCCCAGAGGACTATCACCTACACACCACCTGAATTCAGTGCCAAGATCCCTGAGCTCAAGGCTAAGATCTGCAGCGTGGACACACAAG GTTGTCTGGGTCAAGCAGTTGACCTGGTGTTTGCCCTGGACGCCTCAGGTGGTGTCAGCCCTGATAACTTTGCCATCCTCCGCGACTTTGTGCGCAGCCTCACTGTCCAGTTCGACATCAACCGTGACGTTGCTCAAGTGGCACTTGTGGCTTACGGTCGGAGAGCCACCACCGTCTTCAACTTGGACACCAACGAGTCTGGTTCTGCCATCCTCAAGGCTGTAGGTGAGGCCAGCTACATGGGCGGAGTGGCTTCAACAGGCTCAGCTTTGCTTCACATCCACTCCAACGTCCTGACGGTGGCCAAAGGTGCACGACCCGGCGTCAACAAGGCCGTGGTGGTGGTGACGGACGGTTCAGGCAGTGATGACGCTGTTGTTCCAGCTCAAAAGATAAGAGACAATGGAGTTTCGTTGTTTGTGATTGGAATCGGCGATGTACAGAAAGAGAGGCTGCTGCAGATTGCTGGTTCAGAGGAACACATGATTGCGGTGCCATCTTACGAGGATCTCAAGTACTTTGAGGATGTTCTGGTGCAGATGCTGTGTTCAG AGGTCAAAAAGCCGGTAGACCTGTGCAAGCCCAACCCATGTATGAATGACGGGACCTGCATCCTGTCTGGAGGGAGCTTCCGCTGTCAATGCCGAGGCTACGAAGGACCACACTGTGAAACAA GAAGCAGCAGGTCTTCATCCAGAGGAGATCTGCCGAGGCCGGCAGGTCTCAGGAAGAAGAGCAGGCAGAAGAAGAGTCACCAGGAGCTCCTTCATCACTACAAACTGCACCGCAGGAGACACACAGcatga